One genomic segment of Huiozyma naganishii CBS 8797 chromosome 8, complete genome includes these proteins:
- the HHF2 gene encoding histone H4 (similar to Saccharomyces cerevisiae HHF2 (YNL030W); ancestral locus Anc_2.299), which yields MSGRGKGGKGLGKGGAKRHRKILRDNIQGITKPAIRRLARRGGVKRISGLIYEEVRAVLKTFLESVIRDAVTYTEHAKRKTVTSLDVVYALKRQGRTLYGFGG from the coding sequence ATGTCTGGTAGAGGTAAAGGTGGTAAAGGTCTAGGTAAAGGTGGTGCTAAGCGTCATAGGAAGATTCTTAGAGATAACATTCAAGGTATCACCAAGCCCGCTATCAGAAGATTGGCGAGAAGAGGTGGTGTCAAGCGTATCTCTGGGTTGATCTACGAAGAAGTCAGAGCCGTCTTGAAGACTTTCCTAGAGTCCGTCATCAGAGACGCCGTCACTTACACCGAGCACGCCAAGAGAAAGACCGTCACATCTCTGGATGTCGTCtacgctttgaagagacaAGGTAGAACTTTGTACGGTTTCGGTGGTTAA
- the KTR5 gene encoding putative mannosyltransferase (similar to Saccharomyces cerevisiae KTR7 (YIL085C) and KTR5 (YNL029C); ancestral locus Anc_2.300): MVRLAGTRYIRYVVEEMNPLTACIVGAFFITVPFIIYTSKPSRDLSLLNSYQLTDTKVDSVFSSGCVDTRGYLADPMYKKQNATFVMLTRNSELDDVLSTMASVEEHFNQWFQYPYVFLNDMEFTEQFKNAVKEHTRANVTFDIIESADWEFPSNVPRELLHENIELQGDRGILYGSMESYHKMCRFYSGKFYHNKYVKQYEWYWRLEPSVQFFCDLSYDPFFEMKKHGKKYGFTIMIPELYWTIPNLFRTTLSYLREYNLTVGSLWKVFTSDNSVVSIDDKGDAYMDKLINYEHDTMARVSEKIAIQYFLEEGFTQDNDAGMQSLIDRARSPVPIVTDKFDNMEYNMCHFWSNFEIARVDVFNNPVYQGYFDYLEDHNGFWSERWGDAPVHSLGLSLILDVEDVHYFRDIGYKHSTLQHCPKNALNLYQFPYLEAEKKWARQGSRAYYDVPKPAGTGCRCSCPKEPRRETEDDHPYCLNQWLYYTHLEDPSEPRKPKFNLTELTGVIEKDFLRQHRPNY; this comes from the coding sequence ATGGTGAGGCTCGCTGGAACGCGCTACATCCGATATGTCGTGGAAGAAATGAACCCCCTAACAGCATGCATTGTTGGTGCATTTTTCATTACGGTGCCATTCATAATATACACGTCGAAACCATCCAGGGACCTGTCATTACTCAATTCGTATCAGTTAACGGACACTAAAGTGGACTCCGTCTTTTCTAGTGGCTGTGTGGACACACGTGGGTATCTGGCGGACCCCAtgtacaagaaacagaatgCTACTTTCGTGATGCTGACAAGAAACTCCGAACTGGACGATGTTCTGTCCACTATGGCCAGTGTAGAGGAACACTTCAACCAGTGGTTCCAGTATCCGTACGTGTTTTTAAACGATATGGAATTTACGGAACAGTTCAAAAATGCTGTAAAGGAGCACACTCGTGCAAATGTGACATTTGACATCATTGAATCCGCAGATTGGGAATTCCCGTCAAACGTACCGAGAGAATTACTTCATGAGAATATCGAATTGCAAGGTGATCGTGGGATCCTGTACGGTAGTATGGAGTCGTACCATAAAATGTGTCGTTTTTACTCTGGGAAATTTTACCATAACAAGTACGTTAAACAGTACGAATGGTACTGGCGACTGGAGCCCTCCGTTCAATTTTTCTGTGATCTTTCCTACGACccattctttgaaatgaAGAAGCACGGCAAGAAGTACGGGTTTACGATAATGATCCCAGAGCTGTACTGGACGATCCCGAATCTGTTCCGGACAACATTGAGCTACCTGAGAGAATACAACCTGACTGTGGGGTCCCTGTGGAAAGTGTTTACGTCTGACAACTCCGTTGTGTCCATTGACGATAAAGGCGACGCATACATGGACAAATTGATCAATTACGAGCATGACACAATGGCCAGAGTCTCTGAGAAGATTGCAATACAGTATTTCTTGGAGGAAGGTTTCACGCAGGACAACGATGCAGGGATGCAATCTCTGATCGACAGGGCTAGAAGTCCGGTCCCTATTGTCACTGATAAATTCGATAACATGGAGTACAACATGTGCCATTTCTGGTCTAATTTTGAGATCGCGAGAGTGGACGTTTTCAATAACCCGGTTTACCAGGGTTACTTCGACTATTTGGAGGACCACAACGGGTTCTGGAGTGAACGGTGGGGGGACGCCCCAGTTCACTCTCTGGGTCTCTCCCTGATCCTTGATGTCGAGGACGTCCACTATTTCCGGGATATAGGTTACAAGCACTCCACGCTTCAGCACTGTCCAAAGAATGCATTGAATCTGTACCAGTTCCCCTACTTGGAGGCAGAGAAAAAGTGGGCTCGACAGGGGTCGCGAGCGTACTACGACGTACCGAAGCCCGCTGGTACAGGGTGTAGGTGCAGTTGCCCCAAGGAGCCCAGAAGAGAAACGGAGGATGACCACCCGTACTGTCTCAACCAGTGGTTATATTACACGCACCTCGAAGACCCGAGCGAACCCAGGAAGCCCAAATTCAACCTGACTGAACTGACGGGTGTCATTGAAAAGGATTTCCTGAGACAACACAGACCCAATTATTAG
- the TRM12 gene encoding tRNA(Phe) (4-demethylwyosine(37)-C(7)) aminocarboxypropyltransferase (similar to Saccharomyces cerevisiae TRM12 (YML005W); ancestral locus Anc_2.302), whose translation MPLQLVISDPTRVKTIKTELESIGAFVKPIRSDPQGRIIVRTNETSPSELERRFPGETIEQYEDAIEVKKGAPTSQDLMSFTAWYFTEVCPVGRAQLEQMLDCTPSKYSVYPPVLLLNNSTKRTFQHEVFTGVPNMPVFYDALLEFMGLGILALNKPIDENDEVRKPDNLQVLHCLRGKTYNEDEVWCQLKQNGIWQVWNPFHTMFSRGNVKEKKRILDTFSDVAGHDVIDLYCGIGYFSFSYLRLGCRYLFGFDLNPWSIDGLHRGLTLNDYFSRDPAHLSWFVYNETNEASIGRIAEVRQRLQLGLLRVRHINLGLLPSSEQGWPVSVSILRTHHDWAACPTVSLHIHENVHIGSLTDGTFTERVLRRLTDLAELPGDQQQHSWQFTAKRLERIKTFAPDVWHVCLDVDVEQKRNGQGKQQ comes from the coding sequence ATGCCCTTGCAACTTGTCATTAGTGACCCTACGAGGGTGAAAACCATTAAGACTGAGTTGGAATCCATCGGTGCGTTTGTGAAACCTATCAGATCTGATCCGCAGGGCCGGATAATAGTGCGAACCAATGAAACGTCCCCTTCGGAGCTTGAGCGCCGTTTCCCTGGGGAGACAATCGAACAGTACGAGGACGCAATCGAGGTGAAAAAGGGCGCACCTACCTCTCAGGACTTGATGAGCTTCACGGCGTGGTATTTCACGGAGGTGTGCCCTGTAGGTCGGGCCCAATTGGAACAGATGCTCGATTGCACGCCGAGCAAGTACTCCGTTTACCCACCCGTGCTTCTGCTAAACAATTCGACAAAGAGGACGTTCCAGCATGAAGTGTTTACAGGGGTCCCGAATATGCCCGTTTTTTACGATGCGTTGCTCGAATTCATGGGGCTTGGCATTTTGGCGCTTAACAAGCCTATTGATGAAAACGATGAAGTGAGGAAACCGGACAACTTGCAGGTGCTACACTGTCTGCGGGGCAAAACCTACAATGAGGACGAGGTATGGTGTcagttgaaacaaaacGGGATCTGGCAAGTGTGGAACCCGTTCCATACCATGTTTTCTCGAGGGAACgtcaaggagaagaagaggattCTGGATACGTTCTCGGACGTCGCGGGCCACGACGTGATCGACCTATATTGTGGGATCGGATACTTCAGCTTCAGTTACCTGCGGCTAGGTTGTAGGTACCTGTTTGGATTTGACTTGAACCCGTGGTCGATCGACGGTCTGCACCGCGGGCTTACCCTGAACGACTACTTCTCGCGAGACCCTGCACACCTCTCTTGGTTCGTGTACAACGAGACCAATGAGGCCTCTATTGGGCGGATCGCTGAAGTGAGACAGCGACTGCAATTGGGGCTACTGAGAGTCCGCCACATCAACCTGGGCTTGCTCCCATCGAGCGAGCAAGGCTGGCCTGTAAGCGTGTCCATCTTGCGGACGCACCACGATTGGGCTGCCTGCCCAACGGTCTCATTGCACATCCACGAGAATGTCCACATTGGTTCCCTCACAGACGGCACATTTACAGAACGGGTACTACGAAGACTCACTGATTTGGCGGAATTGCCAGGGgaccagcagcagcactCCTGGCAATTTACTGCCAAGAGACTGGAAAGAATCAAGACTTTTGCACCGGATGTGTGGCACGTCTGCCTAGACGTCGACGTGGAGCAGAAACGGAACGGTCAAGGCAAGCAGCAGTGA
- the CRZ1 gene encoding DNA-binding transcription factor CRZ1 (similar to Saccharomyces cerevisiae CRZ1 (YNL027W); ancestral locus Anc_2.303), producing the protein MSKGLDRVSAKEAIDSWIDRYTEFEKDSMAQESYRDGQQQRGQRGAAEGRGEVQGQWESALFGTMEDNSPLEQYLNYNQQQQSEVDTLNFLGNKNEGTGMASDSNNNNNNLMHDLPLFSPQSAGAGRNFSDTHKSSNSPPVLTPTLKVEMSDAFLDSIVPGSAGNEVYTRQPVHQNSAQFLSPRTDFKSRSGSFNGEYASDFENDIVSGQTTPYLSPRDASTNSINNLAVSPSASISSFQDEFDDDLLSVYSNSSNILLPVNSRGLKHVNDLDDLDILMNDIIDEKFLHTYKQTGGTTTGTADTSYLKQFAKQSPPTISVQECYANEATHNPRDRGALGDQSPDTPDGNFNVFEGNALFQQQGSFTSTVSPQKQLYPPIITTTTLQDDDNDNGDDDDDNAAASKDLINGRKLRRKNMTRAKSISRSRNRGRQSSDVGLNERVRSVSENRDLLVELADPKLDPESNPHFLDSLGPTDLLLRGQTVSGGSVSNVRKNPAIYACDMCDKKFTRPYNLKSHLRTHTNERPFVCSICGKAFARQHDRKRHEDLHSGKKRYICGGTLKDGTKWGCGKKFARSDALGRHFKTEAGKRCISLLYEEAGPGNFDDNASSNNENNDNF; encoded by the coding sequence ATGTCCAAAGGGCTCGATAGAGTCTCAGCGAAAGAGGCCATCGATAGCTGGATAGACCGGTACACGGAGTTTGAGAAGGACAGTATGGCACAGGAGAGTTACAGAGACgggcaacagcagcgagGGCAGCGGGGTGCTGCAGAAGGGAGGGGCGAAGTGCAAGGGCAGTGGGAGAGTGCTCTGTTCGGTACGATGGAGGACAATTCTCCCCTGGAACAGTATTTGAACTATaaccaacagcagcagtctGAAGTAGACACGCTTAATTTTCTGGGGAATAAAAATGAGGGGACTGGGATGGCCTCGgatagtaataataacaacaacaacctgATGCATGACCTGCCGTTGTTTTCCCCACAGAGTGCAGGTGCTGGTCGTAACTTCTCCGATACACACAAGTCCAGCAACTCGCCGCCCGTGCTGACAccgactttgaaagtggagatGTCAGATGCGTTTCTGGACTCTATTGTCCCGGGGAGTGCGGGCAACGAAGTTTACACAAGGCAGCCTGTGCATCAGAACAGTGCACAGTTTCTATCGCCGCGAACGGACTTCAAATCAAGAAGCGGGTCCTTCAACGGCGAGTACGCAAGCGATTTCGAAAACGATATAGTGTCAGGGCAGACCACGCCGTACCTGTCGCCGCGAGACGCATCCACCAAcagcatcaacaacttggCAGTGTCGCCCTCTGCGTCGATATCGTCCTTCCAGGATGAATTCGATGACGACCTGTTGAGTGTGTACTCCAACAGTTCCAACATCTTACTACCCGTGAACTCGAGAGGGTTGAAACACGTTAACGATTTGGACGACTTAGATATACTGATGAACGATATAATTGATGAGAAGTTTTTGCACACCTATAAACAAACTGGGGGCACGACGACGGGGACTGCAGACACATCgtatttgaaacagtttgccAAACAATCACCGCCCACAATCTCCGTGCAAGAATGCTACGCAAACGAGGCAACGCATAATCCAAGGGACAGAGGGGCTTTGGGGGACCAATCACCGGATACCCCTGATGGCAACTTCAACGTGTTCGAGGGGAACGCTTTGTTCCAGCAGCAGGGTTCCTTCACGTCCACAGTGTCCCCGCAGAAACAACTGTACCCGCCAATAATCACTACAACAACGCTGCAGGATGACGATAATGATAAcggcgacgacgatgacgacaaCGCTGCCGCTAGCAAAGATCTCATTAACGGGAGGAAACTAAGACGCAAAAATATGACAAGGGCAAAAAGTATATCGCGGAGTAGAAACCGTGGGAGACAGTCGTCTGATGTGGGTCTCAATGAGAGGGTGCGCTCCGTGAGCGAGAACAGAGACCTGCTTGTGGAACTGGCAGATCCAAAGTTGGACCCAGAGAGCAATCCGCATTTCCTTGACAGTTTGGGGCCAACGGACTTGCTGCTTCGTGGACAGACCGTCAGTGGCGGGAGTGTCTCCAACGTGAGGAAGAACCCTGCAATATACGCGTGTGATATGTGCGACAAGAAGTTCACAAGACCTTACAATTTGAAGTCTCATTTGAGGACGCACACGAACGAGAGGCCGTTTGTCTGCAGCATCTGTGGGAAAGCATTCGCCCGACAGCATGATCGGAAGAGACACGAGGACCTCCACTCGGGCAAGAAACGGTACATCTGCGGAGGCACCTTGAAGGACGGCACCAAATGGGGGTGTGGTAAGAAGTTTGCCAGAAGCGACGCTCTGGGGAGACATTTCAAAACGGAAGCCGGGAAGAGGTGTATCTCACTTCTGTACGAAGAGGCAGGACCGGGAAATTTTGACGATAATGCAAGTAGTAACAATGAAAATAACGACAATTTCTAG